The genome window CGTACTCGATCCCGCACGCGGGAGAATCTCTTTGCAGTCGCAGCATCCATGTTACCCACGTGATGACCGCGAGAAGCGGCGCTGGAAGGATAATCGCGCGTCTACCCGCAATGCTTGCAATCTCGCTATAGGCAACGGTTCCCTCTCCCGTGATGTTGAACACCCCGGAGGCAGGCTTCAGCAGGCACAGCTCAAAGGCGTCTAGCAGGTCGTCCAGATGGATGAACTGCATCTGCGGGTCCGCACCGAGAACGCGGACGCTCGCCAGTCTGAAAAAGACCTCAGTAACGAAGTTCTCGCATTGGGGCGCCATTACTGTGCACCCCCGCAGTATGGTGACGCGGGAGTTGGGATTGTTCATTGCGAATGTTTTCAGCTTGAGTTCCGCTGCGGCCTTGTTCTCAGCGTACTGGAAGCCTCGGACGGGCCTGACGGGTGATTCTTCGGTATACGGCTCCTCAGTCCCGGAACGGGCGCCGTACACAGTGGTGCTGCTGAGGTAGACAAGGTGTTTTATGCCGGCAGCCCAGCAGTCATGTATCACCTGGGCCGTACCGCTGACATTCACCCTGTGCGCTGCCTTGCGGTCATGTCCGGGCTGCAAGAGAAAGGCCAAGTGGACAACCGCGTCAACCCGGTACTTTCGAAGAATGTCCGCAGTCGACTCCCGGATGTCCTTCTGGAATGCCGTGACTTTCGGATAGGATATGTCTAGCGGGAGACAGTCAAGCGCTATAACTCTGTCCACATGGTCTGATTGTGCTAGTCTCTTCACCAGCCTTGAGCCGATGAACCCGGCCGCGCCCGTCACGGCGACAGTTTTCTTCTTGCTCATGAAATCCTCGTATTTTCTCGTCTATCTTCCGTTTCGTGGTCTACTGCTCGAATGTAGTCCGGCACGGTAGTCAAAAAAGGTACCTCCCGCGGGCAGCCAAGTATATAACCCCCTAATCAATTTCTTTTAATCTCAAGTAGTATTATAATGAGCATGAGAAAATCGGAGTTTTTACCTTCATGAGCGCGGAAAAAGATCTTTACGCGGTGCTCGGCGTACCGCGAAACGCGACGCAGGACCAGATAAAGAAAGCGTACAGAGACCTCGCGAGGAAACACCACCCCGACATGAATCAGGGGGACAAAAGATCCGAGGAGAAGTTCAAGGAAATTCAGCACGCTTACGAAACCCTCTCCGACCCCGAGAAGAAAAAAACCTACGACATGTTCGGAACAAGCAGTTTCGGTGGACAGAGAACAGGCGGAGGAAATTACAGGCAGTATTCACGGGGATTTCCTGACATAGATGAAATCTTTAAAGATATCTTTTCGCAGGGAGGAGGGGCTTACGGTATGGGTGGAGCGAGGGGAAGTTTCGGAGATGTTTTTGATTTCAGTAACGTGCGACAGCAGCCGAGAAGACCGAAAAACATTCAGCATACTTTAACCCTTGGTTTTGAAACCGCGGTAAAAGGTGGGGAAAAAGAGCTTCTGGTTAAGTCGCCCGAGGGCGGAACCAAGAAAATAACAGTCAAGATTCCGGCCGGGGTGAAAACCGGGTCCAAGGTAAGATTGCCGGGCAAGGGAGAGCAAATAAACTCCATGGCCGGAGACCTCATTCTCGAAATAAAGGTCTTGTCCCATCCGGTTTTTAGAAGAGAAAACGACGATATATATATTGATCTTCCGCTAACAGTCTATGAGGCGGCCCTGGGAACGCTGATCGACGTGCCGACCATAGAAAGTCCTGTAAAACTTACTATCCCTCCCGGCGTGGGAAGCGGCACGAAAATGAGGCTCAGAGAAAAGGGAGTGAAAAATCCCAAGACCGGCGAACGGGGAGATCAATTCGTAGTTATTCAGATAGCAATGCCGGAGGAATCCAGCGAGGATATGAAGAAACTCATGGACGAGATTAAAGAGAAATATCCCTACGACCCTAGAAAAAAACTCCTCCAGTATCTATAATTGATCCAACGGCGTTAAGAACTTACCTGTAAGGAGAGTGGTTTATCGTGAGCGGTGAAAAAGAAGAATTAGAGATGGACTTTTCGGGCTTTATTCTCTCATTAAACGCCTCGGCCCTCATTCATCTGGGTGAAATTCCCGATCCCCACTCAAAAAAAAGAGAAGTTAACATTCCGGCCGCCAAGCACACCATAACCATACTTGAGATACTTGCGGAAAAAACCGAAGGGAATCTGACTGAAGAGGAAAAGCAGCTTCTTGACGACATGATTTACAATATTCGCATGAAATACGTAAAGTCCCTGAGCTGATTCCCCCTTCTACATGGTTGAGAGCCTAAGAAACTCTGCGTATCTTTGCTCTATCTCCTCTTTCCGTAGCGAGCCCAGACGTCTTACGCTGAAATCCTCAACCGTAAAGGAAGCCAGCACACTCC of Candidatus Dadabacteria bacterium contains these proteins:
- a CDS encoding NAD-dependent epimerase/dehydratase family protein, which gives rise to MSKKKTVAVTGAAGFIGSRLVKRLAQSDHVDRVIALDCLPLDISYPKVTAFQKDIRESTADILRKYRVDAVVHLAFLLQPGHDRKAAHRVNVSGTAQVIHDCWAAGIKHLVYLSSTTVYGARSGTEEPYTEESPVRPVRGFQYAENKAAAELKLKTFAMNNPNSRVTILRGCTVMAPQCENFVTEVFFRLASVRVLGADPQMQFIHLDDLLDAFELCLLKPASGVFNITGEGTVAYSEIASIAGRRAIILPAPLLAVITWVTWMLRLQRDSPACGIEYARWPWVASNEKLTRETGFRPKHTSREALMSSVLANS
- a CDS encoding J domain-containing protein produces the protein MSAEKDLYAVLGVPRNATQDQIKKAYRDLARKHHPDMNQGDKRSEEKFKEIQHAYETLSDPEKKKTYDMFGTSSFGGQRTGGGNYRQYSRGFPDIDEIFKDIFSQGGGAYGMGGARGSFGDVFDFSNVRQQPRRPKNIQHTLTLGFETAVKGGEKELLVKSPEGGTKKITVKIPAGVKTGSKVRLPGKGEQINSMAGDLILEIKVLSHPVFRRENDDIYIDLPLTVYEAALGTLIDVPTIESPVKLTIPPGVGSGTKMRLREKGVKNPKTGERGDQFVVIQIAMPEESSEDMKKLMDEIKEKYPYDPRKKLLQYL
- a CDS encoding DUF1844 domain-containing protein, producing the protein MDFSGFILSLNASALIHLGEIPDPHSKKREVNIPAAKHTITILEILAEKTEGNLTEEEKQLLDDMIYNIRMKYVKSLS